A genomic segment from Chloroflexota bacterium encodes:
- a CDS encoding S8 family serine peptidase, translated as MGVDYMSGQMIKKTTMGFLLASLLLLAGPLPQRSSARVTIPATGGSASRGDQDRWQDKVVPDLLADTAGGERASFLVIMAAQAELGHADRYLDKDDRSRFVYERLTRTALASQKPLQAWLDRRDIPYRSHYLINMLAVEGDQGVLEALARRADIAQIRANRAAPGIPPAERIAPDLQAPGLFSFDGMATPRTPDSPSNTEWGVDFVNAPAVWSTYGIRGEGIVVANNDTGVDWDHPALIGAYRGWDGTSADHNYNWFDPFGGDVDCPDPTVPCDDHGHGTHTNGSAVGDDGGDNQIGVAPGAQWIGCRNMDSGVGTPESYTSCFEFLLAPFPPGGDPLTQGNPDLGAHIVNNSWGCPPSEGCDHFTLRQVVQNVRTAGVLVVASAGNNGSACTSVLYPIGTYDASFTVGNVNSSGTIAGNSSRGPVEFNGTDIAKPDISAPGTNVRSSRPGGYGFASGTSMAAPHVAGTAALLWSAEPELIGQIGATEYILTQTADHVASTACGSDGVPNNTYGWGYVDALAAVQAVLEPAQVTGQVTESQFRCDPSATALVPGAQLTFEHAWLEDVTIVVAVDGTFATTLAPGRYTVSMVDPAGNESPDYTVWLLGNRDNPLVFSPMACQFLPELNGAES; from the coding sequence GTGGGAGTTGATTACATGAGCGGGCAGATGATCAAAAAAACGACCATGGGTTTCCTGCTGGCTTCCCTGCTACTGCTGGCCGGCCCCCTGCCCCAGCGCTCGTCGGCCCGCGTCACCATCCCGGCGACGGGCGGGAGCGCTTCCCGCGGTGACCAGGATCGCTGGCAGGACAAGGTGGTACCCGACTTGTTGGCGGACACGGCCGGCGGGGAGCGGGCCAGCTTTCTGGTGATCATGGCAGCCCAGGCCGAACTGGGTCACGCCGACCGTTACCTCGACAAGGATGACAGGAGCCGCTTCGTCTACGAAAGGCTGACCCGTACGGCGCTGGCCAGCCAGAAGCCGCTGCAGGCCTGGCTGGACCGCCGGGACATCCCCTATCGATCCCACTACCTGATCAACATGCTGGCCGTCGAGGGGGACCAGGGGGTGCTGGAGGCGTTGGCGCGCCGGGCCGACATCGCCCAGATCCGGGCCAACCGGGCCGCGCCCGGCATTCCGCCGGCCGAAAGGATCGCCCCCGATCTCCAGGCACCGGGCCTTTTCAGTTTCGACGGGATGGCGACTCCCCGGACGCCCGATAGCCCATCCAACACCGAATGGGGAGTCGATTTCGTCAACGCGCCCGCTGTGTGGAGCACCTACGGCATCCGGGGCGAAGGAATCGTCGTTGCCAACAACGACACCGGGGTAGACTGGGACCATCCTGCCCTGATCGGTGCCTATCGCGGCTGGGACGGCACGTCGGCGGACCACAACTACAACTGGTTCGATCCCTTTGGCGGCGATGTTGATTGCCCCGATCCGACGGTGCCCTGCGATGACCATGGCCATGGCACCCATACCAACGGCAGTGCGGTGGGTGACGACGGCGGCGACAACCAGATCGGGGTCGCGCCCGGGGCCCAATGGATCGGCTGTCGCAACATGGACAGCGGGGTCGGTACCCCCGAGTCCTATACCAGTTGTTTCGAGTTCCTGCTGGCCCCCTTTCCGCCCGGAGGAGATCCCCTGACCCAGGGCAATCCAGACCTGGGCGCCCATATTGTCAATAATTCCTGGGGTTGTCCCCCCAGCGAGGGGTGTGATCACTTCACCCTGCGCCAGGTGGTGCAAAACGTGCGGACCGCAGGCGTGTTGGTCGTTGCTTCGGCCGGCAATAACGGGTCCGCCTGCACCAGTGTGCTCTATCCGATCGGTACCTACGATGCCAGCTTCACTGTGGGCAACGTCAACTCGTCCGGGACCATTGCCGGCAACAGCAGCCGTGGGCCGGTGGAGTTCAACGGTACGGATATCGCCAAGCCGGATATCTCCGCGCCGGGCACCAATGTCCGGTCTTCAAGGCCAGGCGGCTACGGCTTTGCTTCAGGCACCTCGATGGCCGCGCCTCATGTGGCTGGCACTGCCGCGCTGCTCTGGTCAGCTGAACCGGAATTGATCGGCCAGATCGGCGCGACCGAGTATATCCTGACCCAGACGGCCGATCATGTGGCATCCACCGCCTGTGGTTCCGATGGTGTGCCCAACAACACCTACGGCTGGGGCTATGTGGATGCGCTGGCCGCGGTGCAGGCAGTCCTGGAGCCGGCCCAGGTGACGGGGCAGGTCACCGAGAGCCAGTTCCGCTGCGACCCCAGCGCCACCGCCCTGGTGCCGGGCGCCCAGCTTACCTTTGAACACGCCTGGCTGGAGGATGTGACCATCGTTGTCGCCGTCGATGGGACCTTCGCCACCACCCTGGCGCCCGGCCGTTACACGGTGAGCATGGTCGATCCCGCGGGCAACGAGTCGCCCGATTATACCGTCTGGCTGCTGGGCAACCGCGACAACCCCCTCGTTTTCTCTCCCATGGCCTGCCAGTTTTTACCAGAGCTGAATGGCGCGGAATCCTGA
- a CDS encoding OsmC family protein encodes MTRVTATWQQEDYLLEAENESGNRIMLDSSAHVGGKNRGARPLQLLLMGLAGCTSMDVISILKKKRQPLEDFQVIVTGEQADQHPKVYTKIHIEYIVTGDVSEKAVQRAIQLSEDIYCPASAMLRQAAEVTSSYQIIAPEK; translated from the coding sequence ATGACACGGGTTACCGCGACCTGGCAGCAGGAAGATTACCTACTTGAAGCGGAAAACGAAAGTGGCAACAGGATTATGCTCGACTCCTCCGCCCACGTCGGGGGAAAAAACCGGGGAGCCCGTCCCCTGCAGCTTCTTTTGATGGGCCTGGCCGGCTGCACCAGCATGGATGTGATCAGTATTCTCAAAAAAAAGCGTCAGCCGTTAGAGGATTTCCAGGTGATCGTGACCGGGGAACAGGCCGACCAGCATCCCAAAGTGTATACAAAGATTCATATCGAATACATCGTTACGGGAGACGTTAGCGAGAAGGCGGTCCAGAGGGCCATTCAGCTTTCGGAAGACATCTACTGCCCGGCGTCTGCCATGTTGCGCCAGGCGGCTGAGGTAACCAGCAGTTATCAGATCATTGCACCTGAAAAATAA
- the ppk2 gene encoding polyphosphate kinase 2, whose translation MLPEEEYAHPAAVAHPKQKKISNKRYLEELRALQIELVKMQEWIKFKGLKVVVIFEGRDAAGKGGTIKRITETLNPRVCKVIALPSPTERERTQWYFQRYVAHLPAAGEMVLLDRSWYNRAGVERVMGFCTEEEYWEFLRSCPSFERMLIRSDTTLLKYWFSVSDEEQERRFEARIDDPTKRWKLSPMDLESRSRWIEYSKAKDQMFAYTDIKQAPWYVVNADVKKHARLNCIRHLLAHIPYEDLTPDLISLPPRQSGVGYVRPPMEDQNFVPEFYP comes from the coding sequence ATGCTTCCGGAGGAGGAATATGCCCACCCGGCGGCCGTTGCACATCCTAAGCAGAAAAAGATCAGCAACAAGCGCTATCTGGAGGAACTGCGCGCGCTTCAAATTGAGCTGGTCAAGATGCAGGAGTGGATCAAGTTCAAGGGCCTGAAGGTGGTAGTCATCTTCGAAGGGCGTGACGCAGCAGGTAAAGGGGGAACGATCAAACGCATCACCGAAACGCTGAATCCCCGTGTCTGCAAGGTAATTGCCTTACCTTCACCGACCGAGCGAGAGCGCACGCAATGGTATTTCCAGCGCTATGTGGCCCATCTACCTGCCGCCGGCGAAATGGTCCTGTTGGATCGAAGCTGGTACAACCGGGCCGGCGTCGAACGGGTGATGGGTTTCTGCACGGAGGAGGAATATTGGGAGTTTCTGCGCTCCTGCCCCTCGTTTGAACGCATGCTCATCCGCTCCGACACCACGCTGCTCAAATATTGGTTTTCGGTCAGCGACGAGGAGCAGGAGCGGCGTTTCGAGGCCCGAATCGATGACCCGACCAAACGGTGGAAGCTCAGCCCCATGGACCTGGAATCCCGATCCCGCTGGATCGAGTACTCCAAGGCCAAGGACCAGATGTTTGCCTATACCGATATCAAACAAGCTCCCTGGTACGTGGTCAACGCCGACGTGAAAAAACATGCTCGCCTGAATTGCATCCGCCATCTACTGGCGCACATCCCGTACGAGGACCTGACACCAGATCTTATCAGCCTGCCACCGCGCCAGAGTGGCGTTGGCTACGTGCGACCGCCCATGGAAGACCAAAACTTCGTGCCGGAATTCTACCCCTGA
- a CDS encoding 3'-5' exonuclease, producing the protein MSDIFAGLNEQQIAAVSAPEGPLLVLAGPGSGKTRVLTHRIAFLVQQQHVLPFRLMAVTFTNKAAREMRGRTESLLGGELRGLTIGTFHAICAQILRREHQHLGVEGNYVIFDRDDQLRTVKGVIKELNLSDKLYRPQAMLGHISRSKSELVTPDRYVSRTYWEEVAGRIYSRYQALLRESNALDFDDLLMETALLLQGNDEVRKRYWERYQHVLVDEFQDTNVAQYELVKLLVGSDSPRNLFAVADEDQAIYGWRGADYHNIARLREDFPEMRQILLERNYRSTQLILDVANEIIKHNWQRTPKRLFTDNEGGPEITVFQAYNETEEASYVVDEIARLNLEGKGTPGDCVVLYRTNAQSRALEDAFVHRNLPYRLVGATRFYERREIKDAIAFLRLVHNPSDSLSLQRIVNVPPRRIGKTTTTYLARWASEMGLSQGQALQVLAGEGEAFRDKSPAPEFFDNPPFGRGAKGSLLAFWHMLQGWLDVKNTLTVGQLLERVLQESSYATWVRDGTEEGEGRWENLQELRSVAANYNEFPPGEGLSAFLEEIALVSDQDEVPETQDVPTLMTLHTAKGLEFPVVFIVGMEEGIFPHSRSKEDPERLEEERRLAYVGITRAKRFLCLTHAFRRTLYGNTEMYPASRFLEEIPSHLINSKGMGARRRTSVPDRSAQRARAGSRMTRWQSPPAGKRDSGQAEAGTPSRKAQFKPGQRVSHGLFGEGIVVKTELAEDDEYVSVAFPGKGIKKLMASFARLEVVRE; encoded by the coding sequence ATGAGTGATATTTTTGCCGGACTCAACGAACAACAGATTGCCGCAGTGTCGGCACCCGAAGGGCCGCTGCTGGTCCTGGCGGGACCGGGCTCTGGCAAGACCCGGGTACTGACCCACCGCATTGCTTTCCTTGTTCAGCAGCAGCATGTGCTACCCTTCCGGTTGATGGCGGTGACCTTTACCAATAAGGCGGCCCGGGAAATGCGCGGCCGGACGGAGTCATTGCTGGGAGGAGAGCTTCGTGGCTTGACGATTGGCACCTTTCACGCCATCTGCGCCCAGATTCTTCGCCGCGAACACCAGCACCTGGGAGTCGAAGGTAACTATGTCATCTTTGACAGGGATGATCAATTACGCACCGTCAAAGGGGTCATCAAGGAACTCAACCTTAGCGACAAGCTCTACAGGCCTCAAGCCATGCTGGGCCATATCAGCCGCTCCAAGAGTGAACTGGTTACACCCGACAGGTATGTCTCCCGAACCTATTGGGAGGAGGTGGCTGGCCGCATTTACAGTCGCTATCAAGCACTGTTGCGCGAGAGCAATGCGCTGGACTTCGACGATCTGCTCATGGAAACGGCCCTGTTGTTGCAGGGCAACGACGAGGTTCGTAAACGCTATTGGGAACGCTATCAGCATGTGCTGGTGGATGAGTTTCAGGATACCAACGTGGCTCAATACGAGCTGGTGAAGCTGTTGGTCGGCAGCGACTCTCCTCGTAACCTCTTTGCTGTTGCCGATGAGGATCAGGCGATCTATGGCTGGCGAGGCGCGGATTATCACAACATCGCCCGTTTGCGCGAGGATTTTCCCGAGATGCGCCAGATTCTCCTGGAACGCAACTATCGCTCCACCCAGCTCATCCTGGACGTGGCGAACGAGATCATCAAACACAATTGGCAGCGAACCCCCAAACGGCTATTTACCGACAACGAAGGTGGGCCGGAGATCACGGTGTTTCAGGCCTACAATGAAACTGAGGAAGCCAGTTACGTGGTCGACGAGATCGCGCGACTCAACCTGGAGGGCAAAGGGACGCCAGGCGACTGTGTGGTGCTCTATCGAACCAATGCCCAGTCCCGCGCCCTGGAGGATGCCTTCGTTCATCGCAATCTGCCCTACAGGCTGGTCGGGGCCACCAGGTTTTACGAGCGGAGAGAGATCAAGGATGCGATCGCTTTCCTGCGCCTGGTGCACAATCCCAGTGACAGTCTGAGCCTGCAGCGAATCGTCAACGTACCGCCCAGGCGCATTGGCAAGACCACGACCACTTACCTGGCCCGTTGGGCTTCCGAGATGGGGCTTTCTCAAGGGCAGGCATTGCAGGTGCTGGCCGGTGAAGGTGAGGCGTTTCGTGACAAAAGCCCCGCTCCCGAGTTCTTCGATAACCCTCCCTTTGGTCGCGGCGCAAAGGGGTCCTTGCTGGCCTTCTGGCATATGCTCCAGGGCTGGCTTGATGTCAAAAATACCCTGACGGTCGGCCAATTGCTGGAGCGGGTGCTGCAGGAGTCGAGCTACGCCACCTGGGTCCGGGATGGCACCGAGGAGGGTGAGGGTCGTTGGGAGAACCTGCAGGAGCTTCGCTCGGTGGCCGCCAACTACAATGAATTTCCGCCAGGGGAGGGCTTGTCTGCCTTTCTGGAAGAGATTGCTCTGGTGAGCGATCAGGACGAGGTGCCTGAAACCCAGGATGTACCGACGTTGATGACCTTGCACACGGCAAAAGGCCTGGAGTTCCCTGTGGTGTTCATTGTAGGGATGGAGGAGGGAATCTTCCCTCACAGCCGCAGCAAGGAGGATCCGGAACGTCTTGAGGAGGAGCGCCGTCTAGCCTATGTGGGTATTACCCGTGCCAAACGTTTTCTTTGTCTGACACACGCCTTCCGGCGTACGCTCTATGGCAATACGGAGATGTATCCTGCCAGCCGATTCCTGGAAGAGATTCCCTCTCATTTGATCAACAGCAAGGGTATGGGCGCACGGAGACGGACTTCGGTGCCGGACCGCAGCGCTCAACGGGCCCGGGCGGGATCGCGGATGACCCGCTGGCAATCTCCGCCGGCTGGAAAACGCGATAGCGGGCAGGCTGAGGCAGGGACTCCGTCCCGAAAGGCTCAGTTCAAGCCTGGACAGCGGGTGAGCCATGGTCTTTTCGGCGAAGGTATCGTTGTCAAGACGGAGTTGGCGGAGGATGATGAGTACGTCAGCGTAGCCTTCCCGGGCAAGGGGATCAAAAAGCTGATGGCCAGCTTCGCCAGGCTGGAAGTGGTGCGCGAATAG
- a CDS encoding glutamate--cysteine ligase has translation MRFSYGIEHEVAFLNGEGRFADFSNTQFSEFDRIIQALPTFPGDYPQLRVGDAGIKVKRWYIEGFERFADSEDVVDCAPKGIEIRTTIHPTIAGAIAELSESFELLCQVAAASGFKPVWTSFNPFQTTFEPDPPLNPYELRRRETSPEMQTAEIPMLTYGPDLSISADGLVLDRQIDIGRKLTYYSPALLPFSFSSPFFDGKLWDGYSVRTYVRTGPRPACMVFIDDPARMIESYPSLTQMARVPAETGRIEFKAFDSCADFSLYAGLLVLLKGLVLDETLPGRATVPDAALHQQAARAGFDDPQVLESAHRVMEAAAAALLDDDDRRFLAPLHGLLESRRTPAHQLIDAFKVSGSIEKALRQPYETRESSHDLYR, from the coding sequence ATGCGTTTTTCCTACGGCATCGAGCATGAGGTAGCGTTTCTGAACGGCGAGGGCAGGTTTGCCGACTTCAGCAATACTCAGTTCTCCGAGTTTGACCGGATCATCCAGGCCTTGCCGACCTTCCCTGGCGATTATCCCCAGCTGCGGGTGGGTGATGCCGGGATCAAGGTCAAACGCTGGTACATCGAGGGCTTCGAGCGCTTTGCCGACAGCGAGGATGTAGTAGACTGCGCGCCCAAGGGCATCGAGATTCGCACCACCATCCATCCAACGATTGCTGGGGCCATCGCTGAACTTTCCGAGAGCTTTGAGCTTTTGTGCCAGGTGGCCGCTGCTTCCGGGTTCAAGCCCGTGTGGACCAGCTTCAATCCGTTTCAGACCACCTTCGAACCAGATCCGCCCTTGAATCCCTATGAACTGCGACGCCGTGAAACTTCGCCGGAAATGCAGACGGCCGAGATTCCCATGCTGACCTACGGACCCGATCTGAGCATCTCTGCAGACGGCCTGGTCCTGGACCGGCAGATCGACATCGGACGCAAGTTGACCTACTATAGCCCGGCATTGCTTCCCTTCAGCTTTAGTTCCCCCTTTTTCGATGGAAAGCTCTGGGACGGCTATTCGGTGAGGACCTACGTGCGCACCGGGCCACGCCCGGCCTGCATGGTGTTCATCGACGATCCGGCCAGGATGATCGAGAGTTACCCTTCCCTTACCCAGATGGCGCGCGTGCCGGCCGAGACGGGGCGCATTGAATTCAAGGCCTTCGATAGCTGCGCCGACTTTTCCCTTTATGCTGGCCTCCTTGTGTTGCTCAAGGGCCTTGTCCTGGACGAGACGCTGCCTGGGCGGGCGACCGTGCCCGACGCCGCCTTGCACCAGCAGGCTGCGCGGGCAGGCTTCGACGATCCGCAGGTACTGGAGTCGGCCCACCGGGTGATGGAGGCGGCAGCGGCGGCGCTCTTGGACGATGACGACCGGCGTTTTCTGGCCCCGTTACACGGGTTGCTCGAGAGCAGGCGAACGCCCGCGCACCAACTGATCGACGCTTTCAAGGTTTCAGGATCAATCGAAAAGGCATTGAGACAACCTTACGAGACCAGGGAGTCGAGTCATGATCTATACCGCTGA
- a CDS encoding quinone oxidoreductase: protein MKAIRVHEFGGPEVMKFEDVPLPEPGEGEARVRIEAAGLNYIDTYHRTGLYPVGLPMTPGMEGAGVVDTIGPGVVGVMPGDRVAYCMALGAYADYAIVPSSKLVPLPAAVSSEAAAAALLQGMTAHYLALSTYPLTPGDRALVHAAAGGVGLLLVQIAKIAGATVYGTVSTEEKAQLAREAGADEVILYSKMDFEQAIMDLTDGQGVDVVYDSVGQSTFEKSLNCLRPRGLLALFGQSSGPVPPVDLQILNQKGSLFITRPTLGHYVIDRNELMSRAGDVLMWMTEGSLDVRIDRTMPLSEAAEAHRLLQGRKTAGKVLLLPWNDIHE, encoded by the coding sequence ATGAAAGCGATTCGAGTTCACGAGTTCGGCGGGCCTGAGGTGATGAAATTCGAGGATGTACCTTTGCCCGAACCGGGAGAAGGTGAAGCCCGGGTTCGCATCGAGGCAGCGGGCCTCAACTACATTGATACTTACCATAGAACTGGTCTTTACCCGGTAGGGCTCCCCATGACGCCAGGCATGGAGGGAGCGGGTGTGGTTGATACCATCGGCCCTGGCGTTGTCGGTGTTATGCCTGGGGATCGGGTGGCTTACTGCATGGCGCTTGGCGCATACGCCGACTACGCTATCGTGCCCTCCTCGAAATTGGTGCCCCTGCCTGCGGCGGTCAGCAGCGAAGCAGCGGCGGCGGCATTGCTGCAAGGAATGACGGCCCACTACCTGGCTTTGAGCACCTACCCCCTGACGCCAGGGGATAGGGCATTGGTCCACGCCGCGGCCGGCGGTGTCGGACTGCTGTTGGTGCAGATTGCAAAGATCGCGGGCGCCACTGTCTATGGCACTGTGTCGACCGAGGAAAAGGCTCAATTGGCGCGGGAGGCTGGCGCCGACGAGGTGATCCTCTATTCGAAGATGGACTTTGAGCAGGCCATCATGGACCTCACCGATGGTCAGGGTGTCGATGTGGTCTATGACTCAGTGGGGCAATCGACCTTCGAGAAAAGCCTGAATTGCCTGCGCCCCAGAGGCCTGCTGGCGTTGTTCGGCCAGTCCAGCGGACCAGTGCCGCCAGTCGATCTGCAGATACTGAATCAGAAAGGCTCCCTGTTCATCACCCGTCCCACGCTCGGGCACTACGTCATAGACCGCAACGAACTGATGAGCCGGGCCGGCGACGTGCTGATGTGGATGACGGAAGGAAGCCTGGATGTTCGGATCGATCGAACGATGCCCCTGAGCGAGGCGGCAGAGGCCCACCGGCTTTTGCAGGGCAGGAAGACGGCGGGCAAGGTACTTTTGCTTCCCTGGAACGATATTCATGAGTGA
- a CDS encoding DUF302 domain-containing protein codes for MTSTEESLGITTVLNLDYDQAVEKTVAALKEQGFGVLTEIDVKAILKQKLDLDYHRYVILGACNPPLAHRALEADQSVGLLLPCNVVVYENKDGTCTVSALNPVVAMSIVGNPELEQVAEAAGSKLKAAIDAVKKQYAVAA; via the coding sequence ATGACGTCAACAGAAGAGTCCCTTGGCATCACAACTGTATTGAATCTGGATTACGATCAAGCTGTCGAAAAAACCGTTGCCGCCCTGAAAGAACAGGGCTTTGGCGTGTTGACCGAAATCGACGTCAAGGCCATATTGAAGCAAAAACTTGACCTGGACTACCACCGTTATGTGATCCTGGGTGCCTGCAACCCACCGTTAGCTCACCGGGCACTGGAAGCAGATCAGTCGGTCGGGCTGCTCTTGCCCTGCAACGTGGTTGTTTACGAGAACAAGGATGGCACCTGCACCGTTTCGGCACTCAACCCCGTGGTGGCAATGAGTATCGTTGGCAACCCGGAACTGGAGCAGGTGGCCGAAGCTGCCGGCAGCAAACTAAAGGCCGCCATCGACGCTGTGAAGAAGCAGTATGCTGTGGCCGCCTGA
- a CDS encoding sigma-70 family RNA polymerase sigma factor: MTGITVDLNIYEDEEALVQALHAGDKHACACMIKHHAPQMYAVAMRIMGDPHEAEEVLQEAFISACRKADTFQGRSKLSTWLYRITTNAALMRLRKRRDNTVSLDEPHLTDEGVEFPKQLGDWSVDPSQQALSAELREVMEEAVQQLPTSLRTTFILRDIQGLTTQETADALEISPGAVKVRLHRGRLKLRELLAGYLAGQSEEVAT; the protein is encoded by the coding sequence ATGACAGGAATAACGGTCGATCTAAACATCTATGAAGATGAAGAAGCGTTGGTTCAGGCGCTACATGCAGGCGATAAGCACGCTTGTGCCTGTATGATCAAGCACCATGCTCCCCAGATGTACGCGGTCGCAATGCGTATCATGGGGGATCCTCATGAAGCGGAAGAGGTGCTGCAGGAAGCATTTATCAGTGCCTGTCGCAAGGCCGACACATTTCAAGGCCGCAGTAAACTGAGTACCTGGCTGTATCGCATCACGACCAACGCCGCATTGATGCGATTGAGAAAGAGGCGGGATAATACAGTCTCCCTGGACGAACCGCACTTGACCGATGAAGGAGTTGAGTTTCCCAAACAGTTGGGCGACTGGTCTGTCGATCCCAGCCAGCAGGCTTTGAGCGCCGAATTGCGAGAGGTCATGGAGGAGGCGGTGCAGCAGTTACCAACCTCGTTGCGGACTACCTTCATCTTGCGTGATATTCAGGGTCTGACCACCCAGGAAACAGCCGATGCGCTTGAAATTTCCCCCGGTGCCGTCAAGGTTCGCTTGCATCGGGGCAGGCTCAAGTTAAGGGAACTGTTGGCCGGCTACCTGGCTGGTCAATCGGAAGAGGTGGCAACATGA
- a CDS encoding type I 3-dehydroquinate dehydratase, which translates to MTFLAVAIAAPDTASARLAMAQAAGTADLAELRLDLMQRFDLAGLLRDSPLPVIVTCRPPREGGNWRGTEGERLAVLQEAACLGPAYIDLEWDSLQTVASLDRSRTRLILSRHDFDAMPAGLAATAAQMRAAGADVVKVVGNARKLADVAPVLELLASAAAPTIAIAMGQYGLLSRIVAFRYSNALLSFAAPDPIAMPDGHTSLSATAPGQITAGDMLDIYRVEQITCHTALIGLMGQAANGSPRLITGNDWLDRRGMDAVLIPMQLGPNETPKDAWSAIRGVLPLAGCLLESTMEEGGLQMARLAQEPFEPAGDLREALSVLADR; encoded by the coding sequence ATGACTTTTCTTGCAGTTGCTATCGCCGCTCCCGATACCGCCAGCGCGCGCCTGGCCATGGCCCAGGCAGCCGGGACCGCCGACCTGGCTGAGCTGCGCCTGGACCTGATGCAGCGCTTCGACCTGGCCGGGCTGCTGAGGGATTCCCCTTTACCGGTTATTGTGACCTGCCGGCCCCCGCGGGAAGGGGGCAATTGGCGGGGCACAGAGGGGGAGCGGCTGGCCGTGTTGCAGGAGGCCGCGTGCCTGGGCCCGGCTTACATCGATCTCGAATGGGATTCCCTGCAGACAGTCGCCTCCCTGGATCGCAGCCGAACCCGGTTGATCCTCTCCCGCCACGATTTCGACGCCATGCCTGCCGGGCTGGCGGCCACCGCCGCCCAGATGCGTGCGGCCGGCGCCGACGTGGTGAAGGTGGTGGGCAATGCCAGGAAACTGGCCGACGTAGCCCCGGTGCTCGAACTGCTGGCCAGCGCCGCGGCACCCACCATTGCCATCGCCATGGGCCAGTATGGGTTGCTCAGTCGAATTGTTGCCTTCCGCTACAGCAACGCCCTGTTGAGCTTCGCCGCCCCTGACCCCATTGCCATGCCGGACGGCCACACCTCCCTCTCGGCCACCGCCCCGGGCCAGATCACTGCCGGCGACATGCTCGACATCTACCGCGTGGAGCAAATCACCTGCCATACTGCGTTGATCGGCCTGATGGGCCAGGCTGCCAACGGGTCCCCCCGGCTGATTACCGGAAACGACTGGCTGGACCGCCGTGGCATGGATGCGGTATTGATCCCCATGCAGCTTGGACCCAACGAAACCCCGAAAGACGCATGGTCAGCCATTCGCGGGGTGTTGCCCCTGGCCGGCTGCCTGCTGGAGTCCACCATGGAAGAGGGCGGCCTGCAGATGGCTCGCCTGGCACAGGAACCGTTCGAGCCTGCCGGGGATCTGAGAGAAGCGCTGTCGGTGCTGGCCGACAGGTAA
- a CDS encoding zf-HC2 domain-containing protein codes for MSEDNQTLEDGPAYGTCREMLSDLSAYLDGDLDDALCLEIERHMTDCEDCRVVVDTLRKTVMLYHRLPPEPLPDDVEDRLFKQLDLSEYLNS; via the coding sequence ATGAGCGAAGACAATCAAACTCTTGAGGATGGTCCTGCCTACGGCACCTGCCGCGAAATGTTGTCGGACCTGAGCGCCTACCTGGATGGCGATCTGGACGATGCGTTGTGCCTTGAGATTGAGCGCCACATGACCGATTGCGAGGACTGTCGTGTGGTGGTCGACACGCTTCGGAAGACTGTCATGCTCTATCACAGGTTACCTCCGGAGCCTTTACCTGATGATGTGGAGGATCGGCTCTTTAAGCAACTGGACTTGAGTGAGTACCTGAATTCCTGA